GCGCCGGTGCGTGCGTCGAAGGCGAAGACGTTGCGGCGTGGGTACTGGCGGGTCCGGTCGCCGTTCTCGACGGTGCGGAACCGGCCACCGGCCACCATCATGGTGCCGGCCTCGCCGATCGTGTAGGCCACGGGCTTCCGGGCCCCGGGCGTCGTGGCGATCATCGGCACCCATCGCTCGGCTGTCTCGCTGACGGCCGTGCCGTGGACGTGGTCGGACCCCGTCGCCGGCAGCGTTCCCGCGAGACAGAGCGCGCTGGCGGTGGTCAGGGCGACGAGCGCGCTCGCGGTCCTGCGATTCATGGTGAGTTCCCCCTGTGGGTGCGGCCCCATCCCCACGGGTCCGCTCGCTAGGTTCCTTCGACCCTAGGAAGGGGCTGCAGGGGGAGCATCACCACATGTGGGTAAGGGCCACCCCCGTCGAGTGCCCGGTCTAGGGCAGCGCCGCGAAGCGGATGCCGCGGTGGTAGCGGCCGCCCCATCGGATGCCGTCGGTCACGAACCAGACGCCCTCGGCCGTGGGCAGGATGTGGAAGCCGCCGGACTGCTGGGGCATGACGGGGTTCCAGTCGTGCGCCATCCCGGTCACCGGGTCGATCGCCCCTCCGCCGGGTCGCGACTTCGCACCCGGTCCCTCGACGTTGAAGATGTTGGGGGCGTTGTTGTCGAGCCATCGCGAGTGGCCCTGCGTGTAGATCGCGGCGTCCGTGGCGGCGACGGACTTCACCGAGTCCCCGCCGGTGTAGTTGATCCAGGTCGGCACCGTCGGGTCGAGCTCGTCGGTCTCGAACCGGGCGACGCTGTCGCAGAGCTGGGAGCCGTGCTGCCCGGGCTGGTAGCGGAAGCCGAAGGCGGCGACGGCGAACCACGAGCTGTCGGGGGAGAAGCCGACGTCCTGGATGTAGGACTGGGTCACCCGTCGGGTCGAGCTGCACGGGATGCCGTTCGGCTCGTAGTTCCACGCCGACACCGTCGAGCCCGTCGTGCTGAGGTCGAGCAGGAACATCCGCGGGCGCTCGGCCCCGTCGACGGTCCAGAAGTTGCCCACCGCGGCGAGGTGCTGGCCGTCGCTGCTGATGTCGAACTTGAAGACCTGCGGCGAGTTGCTGTTGGGCAGCCGCCCCTCGATCGCGTTGCCGATGTAGCTGGTGGCACGACCGGTGTCCGGGTTGAGCGACATCAGCCGGCGCGGGATGGTGCCGGCGATGACGAGGTGACCGCGGTGCATCTCCATGTCGGTGACACGGCCGCGCCGGAAGGACGGGTTGAACGTGGTGTCGAGCGTCCCGGTGGCGAGGTCCAGCTTGGCGACCGCAGCGCGCGGCTGGCCGTTGACGGTGGTGAAGCCGCCGCCGATCCACACCCAGGTGCCGTCGGAGACGATGCTCCAGACCGGCCCGTTGACGTCGGGCCGGAAGCCGGTGCTCACCGCACCGGTGTCGGCGTCGAACGCGAACACGTTGCGACGGTTGTACTGGGTGGTTCGGGTGCCGTTCTCGACGGTCTGGAAACGGCCGCCCACGACCATCTGGTCACCGGCCTCCCCGATGCCGTAGGCCACCGGCTTCGCCGCGCCAGGCGTGGTCGCGATCATCGGGACCCAGCGCTCGGCGGTCTCGCTCACGACGCCGCCGTGGGCGTGGTCGGAGCCGGCCGCCGGCGTCGAGGTCCCCAGGGCCACGGCGCCTGCCGTGGTCAGGGCGACGAGCACGGCACAGGTCCTGCGGTTCATGGCTGTTCCCCCACCTCGTACGCGGCCCAACCCCCACCGGTGCCGCTCCTGACGTGAGCGTAGGGAGCCGCACCGGGGGCGGCATCACCACTAGTGGGTAACGCCTGGGCGCCGGCCTCACGGCAACGCCGCGAAGCGGATCCCCCGGTGGTAGCGACCGCCGAAGCGGACGCCGTCGGTCACGAACCACACGCCCTCGGCCGTCGGCAGGATCTGGTAGCCCCCGGACTGCTGGGGCATCACCGGGTTCCACGACAGCGCGAGACCGGTGACCGGGTCGACCGCGCCACCACCCGGCCGCTCGACCGACCCCGGACCGGGCCGGTCGAACGCGTCGGGGTTGTCGAGCCACCGCGAGTGGCCCTGCACGTAGACGGCCGCGTCGGTGGCCGCCACCGACTTCAGGGAGTCGCCGCCGGTGTAGTTGAGCCAGGTCGGCTCGAACGGGTCGAGCTCGTCGGTCTCGAAGCGCGCGACGCCGTCGCACAGCTGGCGGCCCTTCCAGTCCGGCTGGTAGCGGAAACCGAAGGCGGCCACCGCGAACCACGAGCTGTCCG
The genomic region above belongs to Nocardioides coralli and contains:
- a CDS encoding delta-60 repeat domain-containing protein, yielding MNRRTCAVLVALTTAGAVALGTSTPAAGSDHAHGGVVSETAERWVPMIATTPGAAKPVAYGIGEAGDQMVVGGRFQTVENGTRTTQYNRRNVFAFDADTGAVSTGFRPDVNGPVWSIVSDGTWVWIGGGFTTVNGQPRAAVAKLDLATGTLDTTFNPSFRRGRVTDMEMHRGHLVIAGTIPRRLMSLNPDTGRATSYIGNAIEGRLPNSNSPQVFKFDISSDGQHLAAVGNFWTVDGAERPRMFLLDLSTTGSTVSAWNYEPNGIPCSSTRRVTQSYIQDVGFSPDSSWFAVAAFGFRYQPGQHGSQLCDSVARFETDELDPTVPTWINYTGGDSVKSVAATDAAIYTQGHSRWLDNNAPNIFNVEGPGAKSRPGGGAIDPVTGMAHDWNPVMPQQSGGFHILPTAEGVWFVTDGIRWGGRYHRGIRFAALP